The region AAGTCACTATCATTTCAACGGATAAAGGCTACTGTCAGTTGCTCTCTCCAACCTTGCAAATCCGCGATTATTTCCAACAACGTTGGTTAGATGCGCCTTTTATTGAGCATGAGTTTGGCGTAAAACCAGAACAGTTGACCGATTATTGGGGCTTGGTTGGCGTGAGTTCGAGCCAAGTTCCTGGCGTTCCGGGCATTGGACCCAAAGCCGCAAAAGAGATTTTGACTCAATTTACCGATATCGAAGCGGCCTTTGCTAGTGATGAATTGGCCTCTAAATACCGTAAAAAGCTCGATGAACACATTGATATGGCAAGGCGCTGTAAGCAAGTGGCGACCCTTAAAACCGATATTGAGCTGGGCTTTAATTTGCAAGACATCCGCTACACTGGGCCAAACGAGTCACAAGAGTCGGTTCAATAACCGCGAATGTTGTTTGATGGATAAAAAAATAGCGCCCATGGCGCTATTTTCAATTTATCTTCTCCGCTATTAATGAGGGGAGATATTCGATAACACTTGTATGTGAACCGTAATTTCTTCACGGTCGTGATAAAGGTGTTTAGCTTGCATACGGAATTTAACGCCGTTTTGAATAAGGAAGATTTTCAGGTTTTCGATATCCTGTAGTACTTCGTCATAACGACCTTTCATTGGCAATTTAAGGTTAAATAGCGCCTCTTTTGCCCAACCAGCAATCAACCACTCACCCATCAGCTGAGCAACGCGTGATGGTTTCTCTACCATGTCACACACTAGCCAAGTGACGTTCTTACGTGCAGGCTCAAACTTAAATCCATCGACCATATGATGTTTAACTTGACCTGTATCCATCAAGCTTTGCGCCATCATACCGTTATCAATCGCATGCACGAACATTGAACGAATCACCAACTGATAAGTCCAGCCGCCAGGACACGCACCTAAATCAACGGCCCACATACCCGGAGCTAAGCGCGTTTCCCACTCTTCACGAGGAATAAATACGTGAAAGGCTTCTTCGAGTTTCAACGTTGAACGACTTGGCGCATCCGCTGGGAATTTCAGACGAGGAATCCCCATAAAGAACTTAGAGTTGTTATCTGAATAAGAATACCCCGTGAAGCAGTGTCCAGGAGCCACAAAACAGACATGCAGCACTGGCTTCTTCGGGTTCTCATTTTTCAGCAATAAGCCTTTACCACGCAATGCTTGACGCAGTGGCACAGTAAATTTGCGGCAGAACTTTAGCAGCTCTTTTGCTTCGTTGGTGTCTGGCGTTTCAACACGCAAGTCACCACATTTAGGCATGCTTTCATCTTCAGCCAAGCCTTCCAGCAGCGGCGAAATACGGTCATCTGTTGGGAGATCCTGACACTCAGCCACCACCGCAAACATCTGGCGCGAAAAGATCAGAGAATTGAAGTCGATTTGACGAATCAGTTTCTCTGCATCTCCATCCTGATAGCATTCGAACAATACATAACCTGTATTGCTTTTTAAACGCGGAAAACCAAACACTTCCAGTTGGGTTGCCTTATCCTGAATCTCACCTGCACACTCTTTTTCAAAACCAGAGCGGCAATAGAGCATCACTTGTTTCACGACTTCACCTCGTTAATTTTCAGTGCAGCAACAACAAAGTACACCCAGCCCAAAATGAACAGGAGACCACCAAACGGCGTGATTGGTCCAAACCATTTCACACCTGTTAGCGCAAGAGCGTACAGACTGCCACTAAAACAAAAGATGCCGATGATAAAGCAAATTGCTGCACGGCTGAAATACTTTCGTGCCAAAGGCGCATTTACTTGCAATAACATCAGTACACCACAGAGCAAAATCGCTGCGGCATGAATAAATTGATAATGCACGCCCGTCTGAAACACTTCCACCATAGGCAGAGTGATCATTTTCTTCAGGCCATGTGCTGCAAAAGCCCCAAGAATCACACCTAAGCCAGAGAATGCGCCACCAATGGCTAATAACGACTTACTTTGCATCTTGATACACCTCAAAGATATAGGCACTGAGCAGTTCAATGACCATTTGAATATTGTCCGGTTCAGTATGTCCGGAAGACTTGCGGGGTTTAAAACTGTGGTCACCATCAGGGATAAACGCACAGCGAATTTGGTCGCTGAGTACGAAATGTTCGAACTCTTCACGCTGCCCAAAAGTATCTCGCTCTCCCTGCAATATAAAGCAAGGCTTGGCTATCTCTGCCAAGTGCTCCCCTTTAAAGCGTTCAGGTTTACCCGGTGGGTGAAATGGATAACCAAGACAGGCAACGCCTGCGACTTGAGGATGCTCCCATAAGAGTGACGCCATCCGTCCTCCCATCGACTTACCACCAATCACCACAGGGCCATTGGCGTACTGTTCAATTACCTGAGCATAGGCTTCTAAAAGCTTAGGCGCTCGATCCGGTGGAGACTTTTTACCGGTTAAAGCTCGCTTGACCATATAAGGGAAGTTAAAACGCAGCACTCGAATCCCCTTTTGCGCTAGACCTTGCGCCACTCGTTCCATAAAGTCGTGGTGCATATCTGCCCCTGCGCCATGAGCAAAGATGAATAAGGGTTGATGCTCTGCACCATTAATTAGAACCAACTCACTCATCCAGCATATCCTCTTGTTCACTGCGCGCGGTTTTCAGCATCCAATCGCGGAAGGTCGCAATACGTCCCATGTCAGCCTGCTTCTCATCGCACACGACGTAGAAGGCATTGGGCGTCATTAATATTTCATCAAAGGGAGCAATCAAACGGCCAGCATCCATTTCAGGTTTGGCTAATACGTTATTGCCAAGGGCAATCCCCTGCCCATGAATCGCTGCTTGCAGCACCATGGTGGTATGACTAAAGATAGGACCATGATTGACATTAACACTCTCTAAACCATGATCTTTGGCGAACTGTTTCCAATAGTGGCGCGACGTGTCATGCAATAGTGTGTGGTTAGCAAGATCAGCGAGCTTTTCAAGAGGCTTAGTGCCGAGCAGTAGGTTAGGCGAACAAAGCGGAATCAAATATTCTTGATAGAGCAGATCAGTTCGCAAGCCCGGCCAGTGACCACGACCGTAGTAGATAGCAACATCCACATCATCGGTGAGCGAGCCTTCGTCTAGATCCACAGCTTTAATTCTGACGTCGATGTCCGGCTCTTTTTGATTGAAGTCAGAGAGACGAGGCACCAACCACTGAATTGCAAAACTTGGTGGTAAACTGATCGTCAGTGCACCTTTTTCAGTACGCTCTAACAGCTTATCGGTTGCTTCAGCAATTGAACCAAAAATATCTTTAATATCAGAAAAGTATCCTTGTCCTTCTTCGGTTAGCAGCAAAGAACGGTTACGACGACGAAACAGTTTTAAACCTAAAAACTCCTCCAGTGCTTTAATCTGATGACTCACCGCTGCTTGAGTCACAAATAACTCTTCAGCTGCACGAGTAAAACTTAAATGTCGAGCCGCCGCTTCAAACACTTTTAGTGAGTTTAATGGGGGTAATCTTCTAGACATAGGCATGTTCTACCATGGATTAGTTTTTCTTATGTGAAACATTATAAATTGTCCGTTGCTAACCAGCCAGAGAAAATCTATATTTCGTCCCGCAGCAAAAGCCTGAACGGCTTGATTCGTTTTCGAATCAATGGGTTTTTGTTGCGATGTTGTGTTTGCAAACTCGAATTTCGAGTTCGGTAGTTTCTACCATCCGGTTTTGTACAGTTATCCCCTGTGCAAAACTTACTTCCTGTATTTATTTTTTGACCTGTCTGTCAAATATTCTTCACCGCCTTATATGGCGGTGTTTTTTTATCCAAAATTCAAGCAATTCCAGCTCAGCACCTCTTTGCCAAAATCGACTTATCTTAACTCAGATCGTTCTGATAACCAGCTTACATCGATCACTCTGTTAGCGTTAGGCATAAAAAAACGCCGCGACAGCAAGGTCAGCGGCGTTACAAATTCATGTCAAATGTATGAATTTTTCTATCGATTAAGGGCGATAAACTTTAACGTTATTGAACCCTTGCTCTTTCAGATAAAGTGCCTGCAAACGACTCATCACCCCACGGTGACAGTACAGCAAGTAAGTTTTAGATTGGTCGAGATCACCAAACTTAGTCGACAGCTTGTAGAAAGGAATGTGGGTTACTTCCACACCTTCGATTTCTAATGGGCTCTCTTCTTCTTCGTCTGGGCTACGAATATCCAATACCACTGCTTCGCCTTGAACAACGTTAACCAGTTCCACTTCAGGAACCGCTTCTTCGCTCTCTTTCGCGATATCGCGAATGTCCATTTGGCGTGCGTTGTACACCACTTGCTCAAGGATGCTGAAATCAAATTTCGCTTCTTCTGCTTCCAGTTTCGCTTTGATCGCTTTAACCGTTGGCTTACGCGAGATCACACCACAGTATTCAGGCATAGTCTTGGCAAAATCTTCTGTGCCGATTTCACGAGCAAGATTAATGATGTCTTCTTTATCCCAGTTGATTAAAGGACGCAGAATCAAGGTATCGGTTACACCGTCAATATGGCGCAAGTTAGTCAATGTTTGACTTGATACTTGGCCAAGTGCTTCACCGGTCACCAACGCTTGAATATCAAACTTCTCAGCGATCATACCTGCAGCGCGCATAAACATACGTTTTAATACCACGCCCATTTGGCCATCATCAACTTTTTCAAGGATTTCAGCCACTACCGGTTCAAAATCAATCGCTAGGAAACGTACCTTGGCTGAAGAGCCGTACTTATTCCATAGGTAATGCGCAACCTGTTTAACCCCAATTTCATGAGCAGGACCACCGAGGTTGAAGAAACAGTAAT is a window of Vibrio porteresiae DSM 19223 DNA encoding:
- the thiI gene encoding tRNA uracil 4-sulfurtransferase ThiI; amino-acid sequence: MKFIVKPHPEIYVKSESVRKRFTKILESNIRIIIQRRTEGVSVFNRRDHIEVAAESDKFYPEVLEILTHTPGIHHVLEVEQSNFTDLHNIYEQVLERNRNLIEGKTFVVRAKRRGKHDFSSIEVERYVGGGLNQAVASAKVKLKNPDVTINIEVQDELLNQIIARYKGLGGFPLGTQEDVLSLISGGFDSGVSSYLHIKRGSKVHYCFFNLGGPAHEIGVKQVAHYLWNKYGSSAKVRFLAIDFEPVVAEILEKVDDGQMGVVLKRMFMRAAGMIAEKFDIQALVTGEALGQVSSQTLTNLRHIDGVTDTLILRPLINWDKEDIINLAREIGTEDFAKTMPEYCGVISRKPTVKAIKAKLEAEEAKFDFSILEQVVYNARQMDIRDIAKESEEAVPEVELVNVVQGEAVVLDIRSPDEEEESPLEIEGVEVTHIPFYKLSTKFGDLDQSKTYLLYCHRGVMSRLQALYLKEQGFNNVKVYRP
- a CDS encoding DUF423 domain-containing protein, whose product is MQSKSLLAIGGAFSGLGVILGAFAAHGLKKMITLPMVEVFQTGVHYQFIHAAAILLCGVLMLLQVNAPLARKYFSRAAICFIIGIFCFSGSLYALALTGVKWFGPITPFGGLLFILGWVYFVVAALKINEVKS
- a CDS encoding alpha/beta fold hydrolase; the protein is MSELVLINGAEHQPLFIFAHGAGADMHHDFMERVAQGLAQKGIRVLRFNFPYMVKRALTGKKSPPDRAPKLLEAYAQVIEQYANGPVVIGGKSMGGRMASLLWEHPQVAGVACLGYPFHPPGKPERFKGEHLAEIAKPCFILQGERDTFGQREEFEHFVLSDQIRCAFIPDGDHSFKPRKSSGHTEPDNIQMVIELLSAYIFEVYQDAK
- the rlmM gene encoding 23S rRNA (cytidine(2498)-2'-O)-methyltransferase RlmM, which produces MKQVMLYCRSGFEKECAGEIQDKATQLEVFGFPRLKSNTGYVLFECYQDGDAEKLIRQIDFNSLIFSRQMFAVVAECQDLPTDDRISPLLEGLAEDESMPKCGDLRVETPDTNEAKELLKFCRKFTVPLRQALRGKGLLLKNENPKKPVLHVCFVAPGHCFTGYSYSDNNSKFFMGIPRLKFPADAPSRSTLKLEEAFHVFIPREEWETRLAPGMWAVDLGACPGGWTYQLVIRSMFVHAIDNGMMAQSLMDTGQVKHHMVDGFKFEPARKNVTWLVCDMVEKPSRVAQLMGEWLIAGWAKEALFNLKLPMKGRYDEVLQDIENLKIFLIQNGVKFRMQAKHLYHDREEITVHIQVLSNISPH
- a CDS encoding transcriptional regulator GcvA, which produces MSRRLPPLNSLKVFEAAARHLSFTRAAEELFVTQAAVSHQIKALEEFLGLKLFRRRNRSLLLTEEGQGYFSDIKDIFGSIAEATDKLLERTEKGALTISLPPSFAIQWLVPRLSDFNQKEPDIDVRIKAVDLDEGSLTDDVDVAIYYGRGHWPGLRTDLLYQEYLIPLCSPNLLLGTKPLEKLADLANHTLLHDTSRHYWKQFAKDHGLESVNVNHGPIFSHTTMVLQAAIHGQGIALGNNVLAKPEMDAGRLIAPFDEILMTPNAFYVVCDEKQADMGRIATFRDWMLKTARSEQEDMLDE
- the xni gene encoding flap endonuclease Xni; this translates as MSIHLVIIDALNLIRRNHSVQPDPNDIARTIDTTSKTLTRIINEAQPTHMIAVFDHHLQDRGWRGDILPSYKEGRKPMPEPLKNGLEAIQDAWWQLGIDSLLSSGDEADDLVATLALKVAAHQEKVTIISTDKGYCQLLSPTLQIRDYFQQRWLDAPFIEHEFGVKPEQLTDYWGLVGVSSSQVPGVPGIGPKAAKEILTQFTDIEAAFASDELASKYRKKLDEHIDMARRCKQVATLKTDIELGFNLQDIRYTGPNESQESVQ